One Dromiciops gliroides isolate mDroGli1 chromosome 3, mDroGli1.pri, whole genome shotgun sequence DNA segment encodes these proteins:
- the LOC122747575 gene encoding zinc finger protein 414-like: MGPGVQACPAPLPYSDIYGSPSQSPAAKAEKEQLSPAFSAEDCKPSSRTNTGGGVNSSPSEEPRLPKRRPPSSGRQFPCSSYGCRLAFPNPRELAQHLHSHLQPTQSMEGKVFHCSAPCCPETFPSMQELMAHTKLHYKPNRYFKCENCLLRFRTHRSLVKHLHVCSDQTPSPAPPPAPLPPALEKELPDAQRPTGPSPDKAPDPDPGSLSQGPIPSTGCLTLWLCCTALLRLRPFLPSQAQGLPSSGPGSSSNTNAAVWKKNQGASGSPRRPPGSSEGPTGHSSTSRIVWEHTRGRYTCMQCPFSTASRPAMTLHLEDHRKTPPPAPPPQPPSPSTPPQLEAQGGPVWSLEPTPGSSSGPPSLTSQSPRTQGPPASGEDWDL; encoded by the exons ATGGGACCTGGGGTCCAAGCATGTCCTGCACCATTGCCCTACTCAGACATCTATGGCAGCCCCAGTCAGAGCCCGGCagccaaagcagagaaagagcAGCTGTCTCCAGCCTTCTCAGCAGAGGACTGCAAGCCCTCAAGCAGAACCAACACAGGAGGGGGTGTGAACAGCAGCCCCAGCGAGGAGCCACGCCTTCCGAAGCGCCGGCCCCCCTCTTCTGGGAGGCAGTTCCCTTGTTCCAGCTATGGCTGCCGGCTGGCCTTCCCCAACCCTCGGGAGCTTGCTCAGCACCTGCACAGTCACTTGCAACCCACCCAGTCCATGGAAGGGAAAGTGTTTCACTGCTCAGCCCCATGCTGTCCAGAGACCTTCCCCAGCATGCAGGAGCTGATGGCCCACACCAAGCTGCACTACAAACCCAACAGATACTTCAAGTGTGAAAATTGCCTTCTCCGCTTCCGGACTCACCGCTCCCTAGTCAAGCACCTACACGTCTGTTCAGACCAGACCCCCAGCCcggccccacccccagcccccctgcccccagccctggAGAAGGAGCTGCCTGATGCTCAGAGACCAACTGGCCCCAGCCCTGACAAGGCCCCTGACCCTGACCCTGGATCCTTGTCCCAGGGGCCCATTCCCTCTACTGGATGCCTCACTCTATGGCTCTGCTGCACTGCCCTCCTC CGCCTCCGTCCCTTCCTGCCCTCCCAGGCCCAGGGTCTCCCTAGCTCTGGCCCTGGTTCAAGCTCCAACACTAATGCAGCTGTCTGGAAAAAGAATCAGGGTGCCAGCGGCAGCCCACGGAGGCCCCCTGGGAGCTCTGAGGGGCCTACAGGTCATTCTTCTACCAGCCGAATTGTATGGGAGCACACCAGGGGCCGCTACACTTGCATGCAGTGCCCCTTCTCCACGGCCTCCAGACCCGCCATGACGCTTCATTTGGAGGACCATCGAAAGACTCCACCGCCAGCCCCACCGCCCCAGCCCCCATCACCCTCAACTCCCCCTCAACTGGAGGCTCAGGGGGGCCCAGTCTGGTCACTGGAACCCACTCCTGGATCATCAAGTGGTCCTCCTTCACTCACCTCTCAGTCACCCAGGACCCAGGGCCCCCCAGCCTCAGGGGAGGACTGGGATCTATAA